A segment of the Cytophagia bacterium CHB2 genome:
CATAAAACGTGACGCCCTCGCGTTGAATATGTTCGATCACGTCGGGATCGCTGATGTTGTTAAAGATGGACAGGTCAATGGTGTACGGCAGGAACGAGTCGTCGAGATCGTTGAGGATTTTGTAAATCACGTTCAGCGTCAAATCCTCGCCGCCACGCAGGGTCAGGTCAATGTCGGAGCCGTTTTTGTAATTGGCCTTGGCGCGCGAGCCGTACAGAATTGCCTGGTCCACCTGCGGGTAGCGATTAAGAACGGCG
Coding sequences within it:
- a CDS encoding nucleotidyltransferase domain-containing protein, which translates into the protein MKYGLPPSAIQKICAVLNRYPQVDQAILYGSRAKANYKNGSDIDLTLRGGEDLTLNVIYKILNDLDDSFLPYTIDLSIFNNISDPDVIEHIQREGVTFYEKGVREPA